In Trichoderma atroviride chromosome 2, complete sequence, one DNA window encodes the following:
- a CDS encoding uncharacterized protein (EggNog:ENOG41~TransMembrane:11 (n8-15c20/21o30-50i62-81o87-106i213-235o255-273i337-363o383-407i414-432o452-479i526-545o557-578i)), whose protein sequence is MALSMQRFLPFAASTTPTQAATYLLGISLFSISFLVFLNSSVSFVITDLIGQKNGVGDVVGTLGFADEIVALVACPAWGLVSDRLGVRWVAVIGYAIVAVALAVFVQARNVYPQLLLARVLFAVGASATATMVTAILPSLTNEDEDIRNAALERAKAARARRRSRSSFARLSAAFSVDSEVTITPEAYSRSLPTDEGAPSSDAQARSGKSSVLAGYVGLFTGCGALLALSCFLPLPARFGEIDEVTPGEAVTYSFYVVGAIALLVGIFVFFGLRNLQGEEGKGWRLLLGLKSQDESVVAGYPGRSQNKVIPYLHLLKDSVLLGFTDSRIALGYLGGFVARASTVAISLFVPLYINTFFIGNGFCQGSPNDPSPELKKECRQAYVLSSILTGVAQLMGLICAPLFGYLSRHPGRVNYPVVVATVMGIVGYIIFPQLSSPEIKDVDGRGGTPYIFVIVTLIGISQIGSIVCSLGSLGKGVLAVEIPRAARRPHAIAPDADESTETEPLIRIVTEEEFVSRLRLKGSIAGVYSLCGGAAILILTKLGGYLFDTVSNGTPFYMMAGFNGVLLIATLLVDASATFSRNN, encoded by the exons ATGGCGCTCTCCATGCAGCGCTTCCTGCCCTTTGCGGCCTCGACGACTCCCACGCAGGCCGCCACGTACCTGCTGGGcatctcgctcttctccatctcgttcctcgtcttcctcaacAGCTCCGTCTCCTTCGTCATCACCGACCTGATCGGCCAGAAGAACGGCGTGGGCGACGTCGTCGGCACGCTGGGCTTTGCCGACGAGATCGTCGCCCTGGTGGCGTGTCCGGCCTGGGGCCTCGTGTCGGACCGTCTGGGCGTGCGGTGGGTGGCCGTGATTGGATATGCGATTGTTGCCGTGGCGCTGGCGGTGTTTGTGCAGGCGAGGAACGTGTATCCGCAGCTGTTGCTGGCGCGGGTCTTGTTTGCGGTGGGCGCATCGGCTAC GGCTACCATGGTCACCGCCATCCTTCCTTCGCTGACaaacgaggacgaggacattCGCAACGCCGCCCTTGAGCGAGCCAAGGCCGCTCGCGCTCGCCGTCGCAGTCGAAGCTCCTTTGCGCGCCTGAGCGCTGCCTTTTCCGTCGATTCTGAAGTCACCATTACGCCAGAGGCCTATTCGCGATCGCTGCCCACTGACGAGGGGGCACCGTCCTCGGATGCGCAAGCTCGATCGGGAAAATCGTCTGTGCTGGCGGGCTACGTCGGTCTTTTCACGGGTTGCggcgcgctgctggcgctgtcGTGCTTTTTGCCCCTGCCGGCCAGGTTTGGAGAGATTGACGAGGTGACTCCCGGAGAGGCAGTGACTTATAGCTTCTATGTTGTCGGTGCTATTGCTCTGCTCGTTGgcatctttgtcttctttggGCTGCGCAATCTCCAGGGAGAGGAAGGCAAGGGTTGGCGACTACTGCTCGGGCTCAAGAGCCAGGATGAATCTGTTGTGGCTGGTTACCCTGGCAGATCTCAAAACAAG GTTATCCCGTACCTCCACCTCTTGAAGGACTCAGTGCTCCTTGGCTTCACCGACTCCCGGATCGCGCTGGGTTACCTCGGTGGCTTCGTCGCCAGAGCTTCCACTGTTGCCATCTCGCTCTTTGTCCCGCTCTACATCAACACCTTCTTCATTGGCAACGGATTCTGCCAGGGCTCACCCAACGATCCTTCAcctgagctgaagaaggaatgCCGCCAGGCGTATgtcctctcctccatcttgactGGCGTGGCGCAGCTCATGGGCTTGATCTGTGCTCCTCTTTTCGGCTATCTGTCTCGCCACCCAGGTAGAGTCAACTATCCCGTTGTCGTGGCCACCGTCATGGGCATTGTGGGCTACATCATCTTCCCGCAACTTTCAAGCCCCGAGATCAAGGACGTTGATGGCCGAGGTGGCACCCCCTACATCTTTGTCATTGTAACCCTCATTGGCATCAGCCAAATCGGATCCATTGTTTGCAGTCTGGGCTCCCTCGGCAAGGGCGTCCTCGCCGTCGAGATCCCGCGCGCTGCTCGCCGTCCTCATGCCATTGCCCCCGATGCGGACGAATCCACCGAGACGGAGCCCCTGATCCGCATTGTCACGGAGGAAGAGTTTGTATCGCGGCTGCGCCTCAAGGGCTCCATTGCGGGCGTGTACTCGCTTTGTGGCGGTGCAGCTATCCTGATTCTTACCAAGTTGGGTGGCTACTTGTTTGATACAGTATCTAACGGCACGCCCTTTTACATGATGGCTGGGTTTAATGGTGTTTTGCTCATTGCCACGCTGCTGGTTGATGCGTCGGCGACGTTTTCGAGGAATAATTAG